A single region of the Cyanobacteria bacterium FACHB-DQ100 genome encodes:
- a CDS encoding HlyD family efflux transporter periplasmic adaptor subunit: MRVSLAASPAQSQQTRHQLANPEDSLSYELGKAVQELPPVYTRVLAGSISVLVLGTINWAHFSEVEEVANATGKIVPSTEVRPFRAPSVGTITRINVKPGMTVEKGQTLMEIDPGATETNVDSLKQDAKKIQEDIQRLEAESQGQGATGNALQDQLTASRQREFIDKQNAAIAEANRQNATIGEAQARLERFQENLVNARATLTNATASKADARKNLEIAQERQRRLKTLEDSGAVPHLELLNAAAQVTQASQQLTSAINQINEAEGQITSLEREIEAQQQRINQARQAFESARSTAQGLTPQRQSEILTQLKQRREELTKKQGEIAVATQQRKDRESITAPFAGIIYNLKATEGLVQQGEELLSLLPKDRDLVLEVKVSNQDIGFVRPGMKAKVKLATFPYQEFGVIEGELISISPDAVVERDENGRELGPVFPAKVRLDRNAIPVRGRNVELSPGMAGTADIVTRKRSILSFLVEPITRRFSEAFSVR; encoded by the coding sequence ATGAGAGTTTCTCTGGCTGCTAGCCCCGCCCAATCCCAACAAACCCGCCATCAGCTTGCCAACCCTGAAGACTCCCTATCCTACGAGTTAGGCAAAGCGGTACAGGAGTTGCCGCCAGTCTATACCCGAGTCTTAGCAGGCAGCATCAGCGTTTTAGTGCTGGGAACGATCAACTGGGCGCACTTTAGCGAAGTCGAAGAAGTTGCCAACGCCACCGGGAAAATTGTTCCTTCGACTGAAGTTCGACCGTTTCGCGCTCCCAGCGTCGGCACGATCACAAGAATCAACGTCAAGCCAGGAATGACCGTTGAAAAAGGACAAACCCTGATGGAAATCGACCCAGGGGCAACCGAAACGAATGTCGATAGCTTGAAGCAGGACGCGAAAAAAATTCAGGAAGACATTCAGCGACTCGAAGCGGAGAGCCAAGGACAAGGCGCAACGGGAAATGCGCTACAAGATCAACTGACTGCCTCACGCCAGCGAGAATTTATCGATAAGCAAAATGCTGCAATTGCTGAAGCCAATCGTCAAAACGCCACGATCGGTGAAGCCCAAGCCCGTCTGGAGCGCTTCCAGGAAAACTTGGTCAATGCCCGCGCAACTTTGACAAACGCGACGGCAAGTAAAGCAGATGCTCGTAAAAACCTAGAAATTGCCCAAGAGCGACAAAGACGCCTCAAAACGCTAGAAGACAGCGGAGCCGTTCCGCACTTAGAATTACTGAACGCAGCGGCACAGGTGACACAAGCTAGCCAACAACTGACAAGCGCCATCAACCAAATTAACGAGGCGGAAGGTCAAATCACTTCCCTTGAAAGAGAAATTGAAGCGCAACAACAGCGGATTAATCAGGCTCGACAGGCTTTTGAATCAGCACGCAGCACCGCACAAGGACTCACCCCTCAACGTCAATCAGAGATTTTGACGCAGTTAAAACAACGCCGGGAAGAGTTGACCAAAAAACAAGGCGAAATTGCAGTTGCAACTCAGCAACGTAAAGACCGCGAATCGATCACGGCTCCTTTTGCGGGAATAATCTATAACCTCAAAGCTACAGAAGGATTGGTACAGCAGGGTGAAGAGCTCCTCTCGCTGCTGCCAAAAGACCGCGACTTGGTACTAGAAGTGAAAGTCTCTAACCAAGATATTGGCTTTGTGCGTCCGGGAATGAAAGCAAAAGTGAAGCTGGCAACCTTCCCGTATCAAGAATTCGGCGTGATCGAGGGAGAACTGATTTCGATTAGCCCAGACGCAGTGGTCGAAAGAGATGAAAACGGGCGCGAATTAGGACCTGTTTTTCCAGCAAAGGTGAGACTCGATCGTAATGCAATTCCCGTTCGGGGTCGCAATGTCGAACTTTCTCCAGGGATGGCAGGAACAGCAGATATTGTGACGCGCAAGCGATCAATTCTCTCTTTCTTGGTTGAGCCGATTACACGACGATTTAGCGAAGCCTTCTCGGTTCGATAG